In Actinomycetota bacterium, the following are encoded in one genomic region:
- a CDS encoding DUF2203 domain-containing protein, which translates to KSDWAQSSDRVNEELEWFDTRSITIKDIEQGLVDFPAVIDGQPVLLCWKDGEPEVAFWHTLEGGFPGRKPL; encoded by the coding sequence CCAAATCCGATTGGGCGCAGTCCTCCGACCGGGTAAACGAAGAGTTGGAGTGGTTCGACACAAGGAGCATCACGATCAAGGACATCGAGCAGGGCCTCGTCGACTTCCCCGCTGTGATCGACGGGCAGCCGGTCCTTTTGTGCTGGAAGGACGGCGAGCCGGAGGTTGCGTTCTGGCACACCCTCGAGGGCGGTTTTCCGGGGAGAAAGCCCCTTTAG